The Cetobacterium somerae sequence GTGGATTAAATTATCTTTTTAATATACCAAATAGTATATTAAGTCAAATAGTTATCATAACTATTGTAACAGTTATATTTATAGCTTCAGCTTTAGGATCATTAGATAAAGGAATAAAAATACTTTCAAATATAAATGTATTAATATCTGTTGTATTGCTATTAATGGTTATTATATTAGGACCCACTATATCGATATTTAATGTTTTTTCTGAAAATTTAGGAAATTATTTAAATAATTTTTTAAAAATTAGTTTAAAAACAAATAGTTTTGGTGATAATAAGTGGATGTCGGCATGGACAATATTTTATTGGTCTAATTGGGTTGCATGGACTCCTTTCGTTGGAACATTTATTGCCAGAATATCAAAGGGAAGAACTATAAGAGAGTTTATAATTGGAGTAGTTATAATACCATCTATTGTTTCTTTTATTTGGTTTTCAGCTTTTGGAACTTTAGGTATAACTCTTGGAAAAGAATTTGCAACAGTAGCCGTTGAAAATACTGAAACAGCTTTATTCTTAGTTTTTAGTCAATATAGATTTGGAGCCTTAATGAGTGGAATAGCAATATTATTGTTAGGATCATTTTTTATAACATCAGCTGATTCTGCTACATATGTTTTAGGAATGATGAGTTCAGATGGTGATTTAAACCCACCAAGTTATAAAAAATTAATATGGGGAGTTACTCAATCACTTTTAGCAATAGCTTTAATATTTGCTGGAGGATTAAATATGCTTAAAACAGCTTCAATTATAATAGCTTTTCCGTTATTAATCTTATTTCCAATAATGATATTTACAATGTTTTACTCTTTAAAAAGAGATATGTATATAAAAAAACAAATTGCTTTAAGAAATGAACTTCGAAAAATGTCTTTAGAAGAAATTAGCGATCTTTCAGATGCGATTAAAAGTATAAAAAAATAGAATTAAACAGATATATACAGAGAGTGATAAAGATGCTATAATTTGTTTCAAAAAAAATTAAACTTCGCAATAAAATAGGGAGAGATTTATGCATAGTACTATGATTAATATTTTAAAAATATTACATCAAACAAAAATAACAAAAGAAAATTTAGCTCATAACTTAGATATAAAAGAAGGAACACTTTTAAAAAGTATTAATGCAATTAATACTTTTTTAAGAGATTTAAAATTAGAAGAAATTAGAATTGAGAAAGGAATAGTTAAATTAGAGATAAAAAAAACTGAGTGGTGTGAAATTTTTGAAAAAATAAATACACTAACATTTGAAGAAAAAGTTGATTATCTATATATTAAATTGGTTTATTACGGTTTTATAAACTTAGAAAAGGAAAGAGAATATTTAGATATTTCAAGAAGTTCAATAAATAGATGTTTTTTGATTATCAAAAAACTTTTAGAAACTAATGGCTCAAAAATTACTTATAATAATGGAAAGGGAACTGAGCTGATAGAGCTCACTAATGATAGCAGAATTGTTTTTGCTTTAAAAACAACTAAGTTAATATTAGAAGAAGATATATTAACTCCTGTTCAAAAAAAATTATTAAATAATATAAAAAAATTTAATATAAAAACTAGGTCTACTAAATTAGTGGCAATATATAAGTGTTTAAAGTTACCTTTAACACCAACACTTCTTTGCTTTTTATGTGCATTAGATATAAAATCTAAATATTTTCAAACTGAAAATTATAGTTTTGA is a genomic window containing:
- a CDS encoding BCCT family transporter — translated: MKNYDNIDKKTKILEKVLAKENTIFYITFLIIFVILSIIALDKSSFEKVTTNLLDSIITNFGFLYLIIVLVIALVCLFLCCSSYGNIKLGKDNSKPEYSNLSWFSMLFSAGMGVGLVFFGVAEPMTHYAYPIGGMESGTKEAIDFAFKTSFFHWGIHPWAIYSFLALAMAYFQFRKGEKGLLSSLFSPILKGRAYEKKLKNTIDIIAILATITGVATTLGLGALQINSGLNYLFNIPNSILSQIVIITIVTVIFIASALGSLDKGIKILSNINVLISVVLLLMVIILGPTISIFNVFSENLGNYLNNFLKISLKTNSFGDNKWMSAWTIFYWSNWVAWTPFVGTFIARISKGRTIREFIIGVVIIPSIVSFIWFSAFGTLGITLGKEFATVAVENTETALFLVFSQYRFGALMSGIAILLLGSFFITSADSATYVLGMMSSDGDLNPPSYKKLIWGVTQSLLAIALIFAGGLNMLKTASIIIAFPLLILFPIMIFTMFYSLKRDMYIKKQIALRNELRKMSLEEISDLSDAIKSIKK
- a CDS encoding BglG family transcription antiterminator, coding for MHSTMINILKILHQTKITKENLAHNLDIKEGTLLKSINAINTFLRDLKLEEIRIEKGIVKLEIKKTEWCEIFEKINTLTFEEKVDYLYIKLVYYGFINLEKEREYLDISRSSINRCFLIIKKLLETNGSKITYNNGKGTELIELTNDSRIVFALKTTKLILEEDILTPVQKKLLNNIKKFNIKTRSTKLVAIYKCLKLPLTPTLLCFLCALDIKSKYFQTENYSFEKYNDIQMLERIRCVVNSVGNIGFSEDYKNILVQYIYMISSNEHYFLKDIFIRAKKYQKIYSKY